In a single window of the Botrytis cinerea B05.10 chromosome 10, complete sequence genome:
- the Bcytp1 gene encoding Bcytp1 has product MNGGRLAFVAGSGIALFARGTDAHGGDMSKVQDGEAMSIEPIDSILWVHILLQMFAFGIIFPTGMVLGIVRNRWHVPVQILGTVIAVAGYFLGHLHGGRVFAKNVHSAFANILMLMLIVQVVFGIYLKFHITKGFHGKIRKVAVHGHGIVGKAMPVVAWVQMLFGGIAALGFCRDDHLGQCLAHFIMGSAFIGYGVLLTIVMLVGQVWLRKTGRSQEFFDSAVIAAWGCVNTFTEHRWGGAWVANDIQHTTMGIIWWTAGLAGVWLSRKRDGSPKRNFIPGFVIFITGWAMSGHPQHLPLSTMVHSVFGYTLMAAGLSRIIEIAFVLRDKATLSEDGDANSFQYVPPFLLYASGFLFMGATEEQMKLISDAGITHVSYVLVLYSFAFLIFLLTNMLVHIYAVNTSAPPVPPKDGEEAPARIPRMNGHVHTDSRQIRDAEEFELEGLMSDDESPESPSTLGKNNEARVA; this is encoded by the exons ATGAATGGTGGTCGTCTTGCCTTCGTGGCCGGTTCTGGAATTGCTCTATTTGCACGAGGAACGGACGCACACGGAGGAGACATGTCGAAGGTTCAAGATGGAGAGGCCATGAGTATAGAGCCCATT GATTCGATATTATGGGTTCATATCCTGCTACAAATGTTTGCCTTTGGCATTATCTTTCCGACCGGAATGGTTCTTGGA ATTGTGCGAAATAGATGGCATGTACCGGTACAAATATTAGGAACGGTTATCGCAGTGGCGGGATATTTCTTGGGACATCTCCACGGAGGACGAGTCTTTGCGAAAAATGTTCACTCGGCATTTGCCAACATCCTAATGCTCATGCTTATCGTTCAAGTTGTATTCGGCATTTACCTCAAATTCCATATCACCAAAGGTTTCCACGGAAAGATTCGAAAGGTTGCGGTTCATGGTCATGGAATTGTTGGAAAGGCAATGCCAGTTGTGGCTTGGGTACAAATGCTTTTCGGTGGCATCGCAGCTTTGGGTTTCTGTCGTGATGATCATCTCGGTCAATGTCTCGCTCACTTTATCATGGGCAGTGCATTCATCGGTTATGGTGTCTTACTTACAATTGTTATGCTCGTTGGGCAAGTTTGGTTGAGAAAAACCGGACGatcccaagaattcttcGACTCGGCAGTTATCGCAGCTTGGGGCTGTGTCAATACTTTCACTGAACATAGATGGGGTGGCGCTTGGGTCGCAAATGATATTCAACACACTACTATGGGAATAATCTGGTGGACTGCTGGTTTGGCAGGAGTCTGGTTGAGCAGAAAGAGAGATGGTTCGCCAAAGAGAAATTTCATTCCTGGATTTGTCATTTTCATCACTGGGTGGGCTATGTCTGGTCACCCACAACATCTCCCACTCAGTACCATGGTCCACAGTGTTTTTGGATATACTTTGATGGCCGCCGGACTTTCAAGAATTATTGAGATTGCTTTCGTCTTGAGAGATAAGGCCACCCTGTCCGAGGACGGTGATGCTAACAGTTTCCAATACGTTCCACCATTT TTACTTTACGCATCTGGTTTCTTGTTCATGGGAGCTACCGAAGAGCAAATGAAACTTATCTCCGACGCAGGAATCACTCACGTTTCTTACGTCCTTGTATTATACAGTTTCGCCTTccttatattcttattaacCAATATGTTGGTTCATATCTATGCAGTCAACACCAGCGCACCTCCCGTGCCCCCaaaggatggagaagaagccCCAGCTCGCATTCCACGAATGAATGGTCATGTTCATACAGATTCGAGGCAGATTCGTGATGCAGAAGAGTTTGAATTGGAAGgattgatgagtgatgatgaATCGCCAGAAAGCCCAAGCACTTTGGGGAAGAACAATGAGGCACGAGTAGCTTAG
- the Bcpth1 gene encoding Bcpth1, producing the protein MTQPDRVRAQKKLSTNEGGKDLDASRESQPQSKSQSQSQSQPRLQLPTPPSSYTPTPSRSPSPSPSPSPPPPPSTQTQTQTQTPTPTRKQKRRALLAKSLALSLHTSSFPDSNPESDVPSSTTIQLSPYHLTPNMATPTRLLICSIGNPAPYTNTLHSAGHTILTLLAPALSHPPFQKSRSHGNGLLSPGFTYTLWKSSSLMNVSGVGVTSAWTSFQREASSADCKLVVIHDELELPAGRINVKPGSNSPKGHNGLKSIRDTLRGQPYTRIGVGIGRPESRDAGVVANYVLRKMSAEEKRKIEGCVGKVLEELARLSGE; encoded by the coding sequence ATGACGCAGCCAGATCGCGTCCGCGCGCAAAAAAAGTTATCAACGAATGAGGGGGGAAAAGATTTAGATGCGAGTAGGgaatcacaaccacaatcaaaatcacaatcacaatcacaatcacaaccacgATTACAATTACCAACACCGCCATCCTCCTACACACCCACACCATCACgctccccatctccatctccatctccatctccacctccacctccatccACGCAAACGCAAACGCAAACGCAAACCCCCACCCCAACCCGCAAACAAAAACGTCGGGCCCTGCTCGCCAAATCTCTCGCCCTCTCACTCCACACCTCCAGCTTTCCCGATTCCAATCCCGAAAGCGATGTCCCTAGCAGCACGACCATCCAACTCTCACCTTACCATCTAACACCCAACATGGCCACCCCCACGCGCCTCCTCATCTGCTCCATCGGCAACCCCGCCCCCTACACCAACACGCTGCACTCAGCCGGACACACAATCCTCACACTCCTCGCGCCCGCGCTCTCGCACCCGCCCTTCCAAAAATCGCGCTCGCACGGAAACGGTCTGCTATCCCCTGGCTTCACGTACACGCTGTGGAAATCCAGCTCTCTGATGAATGTTTCCGGGGTGGGGGTTACATCCGCCTGGACGAGTTTCCAGCGGGAAGCGTCTTCTGCGGATTGCAAACTGGTTGTGATACATGACGAACTGGAATTGCCAGCGGGAAGAATAAATGTGAAGCCGGGGAGCAATAGTCCCAAGGGTCACAATGGGCTGAAGAGTATTCGGGATACGTTACGGGGCCAACCTTATACGCGGATTGGGGTGGGCATTGGGAGGCCGGAGAGTAGGGATGCGGGAGTCGTGGCGAATTAtgtgttgaggaagatgagtgctgaggagaagaggaaaattgaGGGGTGTGTGGGAAAGGTTCTCGAGGAGCTGGCGAGGTTGAGTGGAGAGTAG